A stretch of the Nothobranchius furzeri strain GRZ-AD chromosome 5, NfurGRZ-RIMD1, whole genome shotgun sequence genome encodes the following:
- the LOC107378265 gene encoding LOW QUALITY PROTEIN: retinol dehydrogenase 8 (The sequence of the model RefSeq protein was modified relative to this genomic sequence to represent the inferred CDS: inserted 1 base in 1 codon; deleted 2 bases in 1 codon; substituted 3 bases at 3 genomic stop codons): MTTRRVLVTGCSSGIGLAVAVRLAKDELKRFKVVATIRDLSKRGPLEKAAGHTLNKTLEIKELDACCEASIRACVSSLPNRQVDVLVSNAGVGMIGPVECQSITDMKKVFDTTFFGLARLGKEVLPEMKERQRGHIVVMSSVKGLQXLLFNDVCATSKFAVEGFCESLAVQAMKFNTKITLVEPRPVITQLEKKWXKEAENMDXARIFREIYLPYSHKIFTTLGQTPEEVAEQTVKVITAKDPPLHHQANRLYMPMTALKHADPSDRLPLDTFXMVFKHGMMFNATLRVLRLLQRGGKK; the protein is encoded by the exons ATGACCACCAGGAGGGTTCTGGTTACCGGTTGCTCCTCTGGTATTGGCTTGGCTGTCGCTGTTCGGCTGGCCAAAGATGAGTTGAAACGGTTCAAAG TGGTCGCCACAATAAGGGATCTTAGCAAACGGGGGCCTTTGGAGAAAGCAGCTGGTCACACATTAAACAAAACCCTAGAGATCAAAGAGTTGGATGCCTGCTGTGAAGCCTCCATCAGagcatgtgtgagcagcctgcccAACAGACAAGTGGATGTCCTCG TGAGCAATGCAGGTGTTGGTATGATCGGGCCTGTGGAGTGCCAGAGTATCACTGACATGAAGAAGGTCTTTGACACCACCTTCTTTGGCCTGGCCAGGCTGGGGAAAGAGGTGCTGCCAGAAATGAAGGAGCGGCAGAGAGGCCATATTGTGGTGATGAGCAGCGTCAAGGGACtacagt GACTCCTCTTCAACGATGTCTGCGCCACCTCCAAATTTGCAGTGGAAGGATTTTGTGAAAGTCTGGCAGTGCAAGCAATGAAGTTTAACACCAA GATTACTCTGGTGGAGCCCAGACCAGTGATTacacaattagaaaaaaaatggtaaaaagaagcagaaaatatGG CTGCCAGGATCTTCCGTGAAATTTACCTGCCTTACTCTCACAAGATCTTTACGACATTAGGCCAGACACCTGAAGAAGTAGCTGAG CAAACTGTTAAAGTGATCACAGCGAAGGACCCTCCTCTGCACCACCAGGCCAACCGTCTCTACATGCCCATGACTGCTCTTAAACACGCAGATCCAAGCGACAGGCTGCCTCTGGACACGTTCTAGATGGTGTTTAAACACGGCATG ATGTTCAATGCCACTCTTCGTGTTCTGCGCTTGCTGCAGAGAGGAGGGAAGAAATGA
- the notch3 gene encoding neurogenic locus notch homolog protein 3, producing MEGNIQWIILSFLLCMHIGEGLRCVDKSRPCENGGTCKESASRCICRPGFIGPLCQQLDPCHRSPCLNGAACKSQVVNNIPQYTCVCQRGFRGQDCSLIDACATSPCANGARCVNWNNHYNCSCPPGYQGTNCRNDIDECRKPGACLNGGLCINTLGSFHCQCQQGYSGRTCEVSTLPCAPSQCLNGGTCRQTSDHSYECACLPGFEGHNCENNVDDCPGHKCMNGGICVDGVNTYNCQCPPEWTGQYCAEDVNECLMQPNACHNGGTCFNTMGGHTCVCVNGWTGDDCSENIDDCAIAVCFNGATCHDRVASFFCECPVGKTGLLCHLDDACVSNPCNEGAVCDTNPLNGRAICTCPAGFVGGACNQDMDECSIGANPCEHFGKCVNTEGSFQCQCGRGYAGPRCEIDINECLSMPCQNDATCLDRIGEFTCICMPGYMGTFCEIDIDDCESNPCVNDGICRDMVNGFTCTCQPGFTGTMCQIDIDECASTPCQNGAKCYDRPNGFECRCAEGYEGRLCESNINNCQPDPCHHGTCIDGIASYTCSCEPGYTGYRCENQLNECHSNPCQNGGKCVDRVNKYICQCQHGTSGTNCEINFDDCASNPCDYGICKDGINRYDCVCKPGFTGPKCNVEIDECASSPCRNGGTCVDEENGFHCQCPEGFKPPYCYSQVDECGSSPCVHGSCRDDINGYRCDCEPGWVGKNCDLDRNDCLPSPCQNAGTCIDQLNGFTCKCRQGFRGNLCQVNINECASSPCLNKGTCVDGVASFTCLCELPYSGPTCAEVLTPCSPNPCANHAVCTHTPDYLGYQCNCQPGWQGQLCNIDVNECLSNPCKNRGTCTNTRGGYVCSCRAGYTGLTCDTDINDCFPNPCLNGGSCMDGVNSFHCSCLPGFTGSRCSQEINECQSSPCKNGGTCTDYVNSYTCTCPPGFTGIYCEINIPDCTESSCFNGGTCTDKINGYSCACRSGFTGSHCQYEVNECDSQPCLNGGLCQDALESFRCSCPRGYTGNRCQTPVDWCRRSSLCQNGGRCHQKDASFICDCPLGWSGRYCDIPRVSCETAARQRGIQTDALCHHGGHCVNTGNTHFCKCPADYTGSYCEIQVDQCEDKPCRNGATCRSYVGGYQCDCMPGYTGRNCEIEINECQSHPCQNGGTCIDLVGHYICSCPPGTLGVLCEINEDDCAPPLRSRGAPPKCLNNGTCVDRVGGYRCNCPPGFTGERCEGDINECLSNPCSLSNSLDCIQLPNDYQCVCKPGFTGRRCQNRFSVCESQPCQNGGACSVTSSSSLGYTCTCQLGYTGPDCERSMSCRELACYNGGSCALTTRGARCSCLHGYGGPQCQHRTNKGCSSQPCQNGGLCTEETSYPYFHCQCSSEWTGTRCEQRSETPVPSCPLADCHGKANDSVCDKECNTLSCRWDGGDCSLTINPWAHCADPRCWRVFNNSQCDESCNNADCLYDNFDCKSKDKVCNPVYEAYCMDHFADNRCDQGCNTEECGWDGLDCAQSTPERLAEGALVIVVLLPPDELLRTSTAFLQKLSAILRTSVRFRLDDNGKAMIHPYRRRVSRLKREVQPQQEVIGSIVYLEIDNRLCSKDLEDCFTTADGAAKYLGALSATDMLDFPYPLREVTSEKIPVTGEPIPQWAKMMLAGIASLFVLIILVLGMLITRRKREHSSLWFPEGFFLKKEPSSNKNRREPVGQDALGMKHVPKTIDESLLGDHSDPWTESDCPEAKRLKVEEPSMLSDCEDTVDCRQWTQHHLAAADIRVPPTMALTPPQGEFESDCMDVNVRGPDGFTPLMLASFCGGGLEPEVAEEEESEECSANIISDLIYQGASLAAQTDRTGETALHLAARYARADAAKRLLDAGADANAQDNTGRSPLHAAVAADAQGVFQILIRNRATDLDSRMYDGSTALILAARLAVEGMVEELITCHADVNAVDELGKSALHWAAAVNNVDATLALLKNGANKDMQDLKEETPLFLAAREGSCEAVKVLLVHFANREITDHMDRLPRDIAQERMHHDIVQLLDEYNTVRSPQSHGGAGHQLAGGHTLSPLMCPPTAFLTNLKNTPQSKKNRRPGVKGSSLGGQHATSLKDSVKARNKKLTLDMQSALLDSSVTLSPVDSLDSPHGGASNAGYITNPTSPVAIQSPGLFHASMSVPNTPMVHSSMMEGGGPFAVSLAQINDLGAGAMSLQGRIAMASDVNHGYVLSSGQLGVNMGMVSPVSVPFDWHNRIPPSSQCGQQVVSMVQSSQSSMHPQSPAMQQQQQNMLMHQQQLYRSPMLQPTPVTSTPTISPVKLPSIAEQQLINHNITTQQSIARMSSSTPPTPQTSQPPPSFFQQQQLPQQPPQPQPPSQPTQGAVPPGQPPQALPPQPSASTTGNEDYPTPPSQHSYSSAVDATPKHYLNLPSEHPYLTPSPESPEHWSSPSPHCVSDWSDSTPSPAVAVPNQTQITQIPEANGKMQVFA from the exons ATGGAAGGGAATATCCAGTGGATTATTTTGTCGTTTTTATTGTGTATGCATATCGGTGAAG GGCTCCGCTGTGTGGATAAATCTAGACCATGTGAAAATGGAGGAACGTGCAAAGAGTCAGCTTCTCGCTGCAT ATGCCGACCTGGATTCATTGGTCCTCTTTGTCAGCAACTGGATCCCTGCCATCGGTCACCATGCCTGAATGGGGCAGCTTGTAAAAGCCAAGTGGTCAATAACATCCCACAATACACTTGTGTGTGTCAAAGAGGGTTCAGAG GCCAAGACTGCTCCCTCATTGATGCCTGTGCCACAAGTCCTTGTGCTAATGGGGCCCGCTGTGTCAATTGGAATAACCACTACAACTGCTCGTGTCCACCCGGATACCAGGGAACGAACTGTCGCAATGACATCGACGAGTGCCGCAAGCCTGGCGCGTGTCTTAATGGTGGCCTCTGCATTAACACCCTTGGGTCATTCCACTGCCAGTGCCAGCAAGGGTACAGTGGACGCACATGTGAGGTGTCCACCCTGCCCTGTGCTCCGTCTCAGTGTCTTAATGGAGGCACCTGTCGCCAGACAAGCGACCATTCATATGAGTGTGCGTGCCTACCAG GCTTTGAGGGACACAACTGTGAGAATAATGTGGATGACTGTCCAGGTCACAAGTGCATGAATGGAGGAATATGTGTGGATGGCGTCAACACGTACAACTGTCAGTGCCCACCTGAATGGACAG GACAATACTGTGCTGAGGATGTCAATGAATGTTTGATGCAACCCAATGCCTGCCACAATGGAGGTACTTGCTTCAACACCATGGGCGGCCATACTTGTGTCTGTGTCAACGGCTGGACTGGAGATGACTGCAGTGAAAACATTGACGACTGTGCAATAGCGGTTTGCTTCAATGGTGCCACCTGCCATGATCGTGTAGCGTCCTTTTTTTGCGAGTGCCCAGTTGGGAAGACAG GTCTGCTGTGCCACCTGGATGATGCATGTGTGAGTAACCCGTGCAACGAGGGCGCAGTATGTGACACCAATCCTCTCAATGGGCGTGCCATTTGCACCTGTCCTGCTGGTTTCGTGGGAGGTGCCTGCAACCAGGACATGGATGAATGTTCAATTG GTGCAAACCCATGTGAGCATTTTGGAAAATGTGTAAACACAGAGGGCTCCTTCCAGTGTCAGTGTGGTCGAGGGTACGCCGGCCCACGCTGTGAGATTGACATCAACGAATGCCTCTCCATGCCCTGCCAGAACGATGCCACCTGCTTGGACCGTATTGGAGAGTTCACCTGCATTTGCATGCCAG GCTACATGGGGACTTTCTGTGAGATAGACATAGATGACTGTGAGAGTAACCCATGTGTGAATGATGGCATCTGTCGGGACATGGTCAATGGCTTCACATGCACCTGCCAGCCAG GCTTTACTGGCACCATGTGTCAaatcgacatagatgagtgtgCTAGCACGCCCTGCCAGAATGGAGCGAAATGCTACGACCGGCCCAACGGGTTTGAGTGCCGCTGTGCTGAAG GTTATGAAGGACGACTCTGTgagagcaatatcaacaactgtcAGCCTGACCCATGCCATCACGGCACTTGCATAGATGGCATTGCTAGCTACACATGTAGTTGTGAGCCTGGATACACGGGCTATCGGTGTGAGAACCAGCTCAATGAGTGCCACAGCAACCCTTGTCAGAATGGAGGCAAGTGTGTGGACCGGGTCAACAAGTACATCTGTCAGTGTCAGCATGGAACTTCAG GCACAAACTGTGAGATCAACTTTGACGATTGCGCCAGTAATCCATGCGATTACGGCATCTGCAAGGATGGGATCAATCGTTACGACTGTGTTTGCAAACCCGGTTTCACAG GTCCCAAATGTAATGTGGAAATAGACGAGTGTGCTTCCAGCCCTTGCAGAAATGGGGGGACGTGTGTTGATGAAGAAAATGGATTTCACTGCCAGTGTCCTGAAGGGTTTAAGCCCCCTTACTGTTACTCCCAGGTGGATGAGTGTGGCAGCAGCCCCTGCGTCCATGGTTCCTGCAGAGATGACATCAATGG TTACCGCTGTGACTGTGAGCCCGGATGGGTTGGAAAGAACTGTGACCTGGACAGAAATGACTGTTTGCCAAGTCCTTGTCAGAACGCTGGTACATGCATTGACCAACTCAACGGCTTCACCTGCAAGTGTCGGCAAGGTTTCCGAG GGAATCTCTGCCAGGTGAACATCAACGAATGTGCTTCCAGCCCTTGTCTGAACAAGGGCACTTGTGTAGATGGAGTGGCGAGCTTCACCTGTCTGTGTGAGCTTCCCTACAGTGGACCCACTTGTGCTGAGGTCCTCACACCTTGCTCACCCAACCCCTGTGCAAATCATGCGGTCTGCACCCACACACCAGACTATCTGGGCTATCAGTGCAACTGCCAGCCTGGATGGCAAG GTCAGTTGTGCAACATAGATGTTAATGAATGCTTGTCAAACCCGTGCAAAAACCGTGGGACCTGCACAAACACGCGGGGAGGATATGTGTGCTCTTGCAGAGCAGGTTACACTGGGCTCACCTGTGATACAGACATCAATGACTGTTTTCCTA ATCCCTGCCTAAATGGAGGTTCCTGCATGGATGGAGTGAACTCTTTCCACTGCAGCTGCTTGCCGGGTTTTACAGGCTCCCGGTGTTCTCAGGAGATCAATGAATGCCAGAGTTCTCCCTGCAAAAACGGAGGCACCTGCACAGACTATGTTAACTCTTACACTTGCACCTGTCCGCCTGGCTTCACTGGCATCTACTGTGAAATCAACATCCCTGATTGCACAgaaag CTCCTGCTTCAATGGAGGGACGTGCACAGATAAAATCAATGGCTATTCCTGCGCCTGTCGCTCAGGCTTCACAGGCTCACACTGCCAGTATGAGGTCAACGAGTGTGACTCCCAGCCCTGTCTGAACGGGGGCCTCTGTCAGGATGCCCTGGAGTCCTTCCGCTGCTCCTGCCCCAGGGGTTACACTGGCAACCGGTGCCAG ACCCCAGTCGACTGGTGCAGACGTTCCTCTCTTTGTCAAAATGGAGGACGGTGTCACCAAAAGGATGCTTCTTTCATCTGCGACTGTCCTCTTGGCTGGTCTGGTCGTTACTGTGACATCCCAAGAGTCTCCTGTGAGACAGCAGCACGCCAGCGAG GGATCCAGACAGATGCTCTATGTCACCACGGTGGCCACTGTGTGAACACTGGGAACACTCACTTCTGTAAATGTCCCGCTGACTACACTGGAAGCTATTGTGAAATCCAAGTGGACCAGTGTGAGGACAAACCTTGCCGTAACGGCGCCACCTGCAGGTCATATGTTGGCGGGTACCAGTGTGAC TGTATGCCGGGCTACACGGGGAGGAACTGTGAGATTGAAATCAACGAGTGCCAGTCTCACCCGTGCCAGAATGGAGGCACCTGTATTGATCTGGTGGGACATTATATCTGCTCATGTCCCCCCGGCACACTGG GTGTTCTCTGTGAGATTAATGAAGACGACTGTGCTCCACCCCTGAGGTCGCGTGGGGCTCCTCCCAAGTGCCTGAATAATGGAACCTGTGTGGATAGAGTGGGTGGTTATCGCTGCAACTGTCCCCCTGGTTTCACTGGAGAACGATGTGAGGGGGACATAAACGAGTGCCTCTCCAACCCGTGTAGTCTCTCCAACAGTCTTGACTGCATCCAGCTACCCAATGATTACCAGTGTGTCTGCAAGCCTGGCTTTACAG GTCGAAGGTGTCAGAACAGGTTTAGCGTGTGTGAGTCTCAGCCTTGTCAGAATGGAGGAGCCTGCTCTGTGACCAGCAGCTCTTCTCTCGGGTACACCTGTACATGCCAGCTT GGTTACACTGGGCCAGACTGTGAAAGAAGCATGTCCTGTCGAGAGCTGGCCTGCTACAATGGAGGCAGCTGTGCACTTACCACTAGGGGAGCACGGTGTAGCTGCTTGCACGGTTACGGCGGGCCTCAGTGTCAGCATCGCACGAATAAGGGCTGTTCCTCCCAGCCATGTCAGAATGGAGGCCTGTGCACCGAAGAGACCAGCTACCCATACTTCCACTGCCAGTGTTCCAGTGAGTGGACGGGCACAAGGTGTGAGCAAAGGTCTGAGACCCCAGTGCCCTCGTGCCCTCTGGCAGACTGCCATGGAAAAGCCAATGACAGTGTTTGTGACAAAGAATGCAACACGCTTTCTTGCCGTTGGGATGGTGGTGACTGCTCCCTGACAATAAACCCCTGGGCTCACTGTGCAGACCCTCGCTGCTGGCGTGTTTTCAACAACAGCCAGTGTGACGAGTCCTGCAACAACGCTGACTGTCTGTATGATAATTTTGACTGCAAGAGCAAGGACAAAGTTTGCAA TCCTGTGTATGAAGCCTACTGCATGGACCACTTTGCTGACAATCGGTGCGACCAGGGATGCAACACAGAGGAGTGTGGCTGGGATGGCCTAGACTGTGCCCAAAGTACTCCAGAAAGACTTGCTGAAGGGGCCCTGGTTATAGTAGTCCTTTTACCTCCAGATGAGCTACTTCGCACCAGCACAGCCTTTTTGCAGAAACTGAGCGCCATCCTGCGCACTTCGGTGCGTTTCAGGCTGGACGACAATGGAAAAGCAATGATCCATCCATACAGACGTCGAGTATCACGGCTTAAGAGAGAAGTGCAGCCTCAGCAGGAAGTGATTGG GTCTATCGTCTATTTGGAGATAGACAACCGTCTGTGTTCTAAGGACCTAGAGGACTGTTTCACTACAGCTGATGGTGCTGCAAAGTACCTAGGAGCCCTGTCCGCAACAGATATGCTGGACTTCCCCTATCCTCTCAGAGAAGTCACAA GTGAAAAGATCCCTGTTACAGGCGAGCCCATACCACAGTGGGCCAAGATGATGCTGGCAGGGATAGCTTCTCTTTTTGTCTTGATAATCCTTGTGTTAGGCATGTTGATTACCCGTAGGAAACGGGAGCACAGCAGCCTCTGGTTCCCTGAAGGCTTCTTCCTTAAGAAGGAACCCAGCAGTAACAAGAACCGCAGGGAACCCGTGGGTCAAGACGCCCTTGGAATGAA ACACGTGCCGAAAACCATTGATGAATCCCTCCTTGGAGATCATAGTGATCCGTGGACAGAGTCAGACTGCCCTGAAGCAAAAAGGCTTAAG GTTGAGGAACCCAGCATGCTCTCAGACTGTGAAGATACAGTGGACTGCAGACAGTGGACACAGCACCACCTTGCAGCTGCAGACATACGCGTACCACCCACCATGGCCCTCACACCACCTCAAGGAGAATTTGAAAGCGACTGCATGGACGTTAATGTCCGGGGCCCAG ATGGTTTCACACCCCTGATGCTGGCATCATTCTGTGGAGGCGGCCTAGAACCTGAGGTGGCAGAAGAGGAAGAGAGCGAGGAGTGCTCAGCCAACATCATCTCTGACCTAATCTACCAGGGTGCGTCCCTTGCTGCTCAAACGGACCGTACCGGTGAGACAGCGCTCCACTTGGCTGCCCGCTACGCCCGTGCTGATGCTGCTAAGAGACTGCTGGATGCTGGTGCAGATGCCAATGCTCAAGACAACACAGGACGATCGCCATTACATGCTGCGGTGGCTGCAGATGCACAGGGCGTTTTCCAG ATTCTAATCCGCAATCGTGCCACGGATCTCGACTCCCGCATGTATGATGGCTCCACTGCACTGATCTTGGCTGCACGGCTGGCCGTAGAGGGCATGGTCGAGGAACTCATTACTTGTCATGCCGATGTCAATGCAGTCGATGAACTGG GTAAGTCTGCCTTGCACTGGGCTGCTGCCGTTAACAACGTGGATGCCACTCTTGCTTTGCTGAAGAACGGAGCTAACAAAGATATGCAAGATCTGAAG GAGGAAACCCCTCTGTTCCTTGCAGCACGAGAAGGCAGCTGTGAGGCTGTAAAGGTGCTGCTTGTTCACTTTGCAAACCGAGAAATCACAGACCATATGGACAGGTTACCAAGGGACATTGCTCAGGAGCGAATGCACCATGACATCGTGCAGCTTCTTGATGAATACAACACAGTCAGGAGTCCCCAGAGCCACGGAGGGGCTGGACATCAGCTTGCTGGAGGGCACACTCTGTCACCACTAATGTGCCCTCCCACGGCCTTCCTCACAAATCTAAAAAACACCCCACAGAGCAAGAAGAATCGTCGACCTGGGGTCAAAGGTTCCAGCCTGGGAGGCCAGCACGCTACTAGTCTGAAAGACTCAGTAAAGGCTCGCAACAAGAAGCTGACCCTGGACATGCAGAGTGCTTTACTGGATAGCTCGGTTACTCTGTCCCCAGTTGACTCACTGGACTCACCGCATGGGGGGGCTAGTAATGCTGGCTATATCACCAATCCCACTTCTCCTGTGGCCATTCAGTCGCCAGGGCTTTTCCACGCTTCCATGTCTGTCCCAAACACCCCGATGGTACATAGTAGCATGATGGAAGGGGGTGGCCCCTTTGCTGTATCTCTTGCTCAAATCAATGACCTTGGAGCTGGAGCTATGTCCTTGCAGGGTCGCATCGCTATGGCTTCAGATGTCAATCATGGATATGTGCTGAGTTCTGGCCAGCTGGGGGTCAACATGGGTATGGTCAGTCCTGTCAGTGTTCCCTTTGACTGGCACAATCGCATCCCTCCTTCCTCCCAATGTGGTCAGCAGGTTGTGAGTATGGTGCAAAGCAGCCAATCAAGCATGCATCCCCAGAGCCCCgccatgcagcagcagcagcagaacatgcTGATGCACCAGCAGCAGCTGTATCGCAGCCCCATGCTGCAGCCCACACCTGTGACCTCCACACCCACGATCAGTCCAGTAAAGCTGCCTTCCATCGCTGAGCAACAGCTCATTAATCACAACATCACCACCCAGCAAAGCATCGCTCGCATGAGCTCTTCCACCCCACCGACACCTCAGACGTCACAGCCCCCGCCCTCGTtctttcagcagcagcagcttcctcAGCAACCCCCGCAGCCGCAGCCTCCGTCTCAGCCCACCCAGGGAGCCGTGCCACCAGGCCAGCCCCCTCAGGCTCTTCCCCCACAGCCAAGTGCCAGCACTACAGGGAACGAGGATTATCCAACCCCTCCCTCACAGCACAGCTATTCATCAGCGGTGGATGCCACCCCCAAGCATTACCTCAACTTGCCCAGTGAGCACCCTTATCTCACCCCTTCCCCAGAGTCTCCAGAGCACTGGTCCAGTCCCTCTCCTCACTGCGTCTCTGATTGGTCAGATTCCACACCCAGCCCAGCAGTTGCTGTCCCAAACCAGACCCAAATTACTCAAATCCCAGAGGCCAATGGCAAGATGCAGGTGTTTGCGTGA